The proteins below are encoded in one region of Apostichopus japonicus isolate 1M-3 chromosome 4, ASM3797524v1, whole genome shotgun sequence:
- the LOC139966580 gene encoding cholinesterase-like produces MWQTGYLLGVLLVVCSVVAEMGVYVDIEEGRVLGKTIEFTEEEFANVSAKINTFKGIPYAERPMRFSKPMPKQNWTEVFNATEFGHSCPQLIIPEFQGAVPYETDEDCLALNVYAPNQTEQKLPVMVFIHGGGYTTGSSMTPSFSGIPLAAIGHVIVVTINYRVGALGFLSTGDEAAPGNYGLLDQALALQWVRRNIEAFGGNSSMVTIFGESAGGSSVDMHVVSKGSHGLFDQAITESGQAVAFWNIRGEFEMKKRQFAFQLGKLVNCSTTDSTELVECLRLVDAMVLEQTVAMNLIHMGPTIDGHFIDDYPRAITNRGEFKHCPMMIGFNRDEGSVNVLFDLPGHYLDKEPPFVNEEDFDMLVAKSLTTISGFTSDLLEDAVKQEYVDWADAETPGYDYFHTIVSVYGDDEFSCPAILTARAHAMMTSQPVYLYHFTHVPEWSIFEINGTGPGWLGAGHAEEIPFVFGYPFLPELDGYHGPMTDEEKELSVKLIKYWTHFAWTGHPSSIMINGNITDGMNMTMDYMDPAEGMGMEDTMVTNVTMEMIHELAWLPFTVPELYFKELGLMSHIKRGLKSDECAFWDGFKLDLQSYLVSMDQTELEWREEFEDWQDDLDDWRMSYQKYTQSPYCG; encoded by the exons ATGTGGCAAACAGGATATTTATTGGGTGTTTTATTGGTGGTATGCAGTGTTGTTGCAGAAATGGGAGTTTATGTCGACATTGAGGAAGGAAGGGTTCTGGGCAAGACAATAGAATTTACCGAAGAAGAATTTGCGAATGTTTCGgccaaaattaatacatttaaG GGTATTCCTTATGCAGAAAGGCCCATGAGGTTTAGTAAACCAATGCCAAAGCAGAATTGGACCGAAGTGTTCAATGCCACTGAGTTTGGACATTCTTGTCCTCAACTTATCATCCCGGAATTCCAGGGAGCGGTGCCCTACGAAACTGATGAAGATTGCCTGGCACTCAACGTCTATGCTCCAAATCAAACG gaacaaaaactACCAGTCATGGTATTTATACACGGTGGTGGATATACAACCGGCTCCAGCATGACGCCGAGCTTTTCAGGTATCCCATTGGCTGCCATCGGTCACGTGATTGTCGTCACCATTAACTACAGAGTAGGAGCTCTTGGATTTTTGTCGACGG GTGACGAGGCTGCTCCTGGCAATTACGGTCTGTTGGATCAAGCATTAGCATTACAGTGGGTTCGACGAAATATTGAAG CTTTCGGTGGAAACTCCTCAATGGTCACCATCTTTGGTGAAAGTGCTGGAGGAAGTAGTGTAGATATGCACGTAGTCTCTAAAGGCAGTCACGGACTCTTCGACCAAGCCATTACCGAG AGTGGACAAGCTGTCGCATTTTGGAACATTCGGGgagaatttgaaatgaaaaagagaCAATTTGCCTTCCAGTTGGGTAAACTGGTCAATTGCAGTACAACGGACAGCACCGAACTGGTAGAATGCTTACGTCTTGTTGACGCAATGGTTCTGGAACAAACCGTCGCCATG AACTTGATTCACATGGGTCCAACAATAGACGGACATTTCATTGACGATTATCCGCGTGCGATTACAAACCGCGGTGAATTCAAACATTGCCCGATGATGATCGGTTTTAACCGCGATGAAGGATCGGTTAATGTTTTGTTCGATCTCCCAGGACATTATTTAGATAAAGAACCACCATTTGTCAACGAAGAGGATTTTGATATG CTCGTTGCCAAGTCCCTGACAACGATCAGTGGGTTCACATCTGACCTCTTGGAAGACGCCGTCAAACAGGAATATGTTGATTGGGCTGATGCAGAGACACCAGGCTACGACTACTTCCATACTATCGTTAGTGTCTATGGTGACGATGAGTTTAGCTGCCCTGCCATACTCACCGCCAGGGCACAcgcaatgatgacgtcacaaccgGTTTATCTTTATCATTTTACTCATGTTCCAGAGTG GTCAATCTTCGAGATAAATGGAACAGGACCGGGGTGGCTTGGAGCTGGTCATGCAGAGGAAATTCCTTTTGTCTTTGGTTATCCGTTTCTACCCGAGTTGGATGGTTACCATGGACCAATGACAGACGAGGAGAAAGAACTATCAGTGAAATTGATTAAATACTGGACACACTTTGCCTGGACAGG CCATCCAAGTTCTATCATGATCAATGGTAATATAACTGATGGGATGAACATGACAATGGATTACATGGACCCTGCTGAAGGTATGGGCATGGAGGATACCATGGTAACGAACGTCACCATGGAGATGATACACGAGTTGGCATGGTTACCATTTACCGTCCCAGAGTTATATTTCAAAGAACTTGGCCTCATGTCACACATCAAGAGGGGATTGAAGTCCGATGAATGCGCATTTTGGGACGGCTTTAAGCTGGACCTACAGAGCTACTTGG TTTCTATGGACCAGACTGAGTTAGAATGGAGAGAAGAATTTGAGGATTGGCAAGATGACCTGGACGACTGGAGAATGTCTTACCAGAAATACACACAAAGTCCTTACTGTGGATAA